One window of Agromyces rhizosphaerae genomic DNA carries:
- a CDS encoding carbohydrate ABC transporter permease: protein MAVTVPPEASADARAGRTVGRRRPVGSPWRKVLFYGALSLLAVPFVFPTWWMFTSSLKPISEIFAFPPELWPSNPTLEGYVGAFTEQPFALQYWNSMYIAVLVTLGTMLFSSMAGYAFARIRFPGQDLLFVVVLTGLLIPSEVTIVPLFQLFNSWGMIDTHWPLILVTTFGAPSVLATFIMRQYFITLPVELEEAGRIDGLGRWRIYWSIALPLSRSALAAVAIFTFLNVWNLYLEPTVYLQTPELFTLPQALTRYTDAYGGEMWNIQLAAATLTALPVLIVFVFAQKQFVEGLAQTGLKG, encoded by the coding sequence GTGGCCGTGACCGTTCCGCCCGAGGCATCCGCCGACGCCCGTGCCGGCCGCACGGTCGGTCGTCGACGCCCGGTCGGCAGCCCGTGGCGCAAGGTGCTCTTCTACGGCGCCCTGAGCCTGCTCGCCGTGCCGTTCGTCTTCCCGACCTGGTGGATGTTCACCTCGTCGCTGAAGCCGATCAGCGAGATCTTCGCGTTCCCGCCGGAGCTCTGGCCCTCGAACCCGACGCTCGAGGGGTACGTCGGCGCGTTCACCGAGCAGCCGTTCGCGCTGCAGTACTGGAACTCGATGTACATCGCCGTGCTGGTGACGCTCGGCACCATGCTCTTCTCCTCGATGGCGGGGTACGCGTTCGCCCGCATTCGCTTCCCCGGGCAGGACCTGCTGTTCGTGGTGGTGCTGACGGGCCTGCTCATCCCGAGCGAGGTCACGATCGTGCCGCTGTTCCAGCTGTTCAACTCGTGGGGCATGATCGACACCCACTGGCCGCTGATCCTGGTCACGACGTTCGGCGCGCCGAGCGTGCTCGCGACCTTCATCATGCGGCAGTACTTCATCACCCTGCCGGTCGAGCTCGAGGAGGCCGGACGCATCGACGGGCTCGGGCGCTGGCGCATCTACTGGAGCATCGCGCTGCCGCTCAGCCGCTCGGCGCTCGCCGCGGTCGCGATCTTCACGTTCCTGAACGTGTGGAACCTCTACCTCGAGCCGACGGTCTACCTGCAGACGCCCGAGCTGTTCACGCTGCCGCAGGCGCTCACCCGCTACACCGACGCCTACGGCGGCGAGATGTGGAACATCCAGCTCGCCGCGGCGACCCTCACCGCGCTGCCCGTGCTGATTGTGTTCGTCTTCGCGCAGAAGCAGTTCGTCGAGGGCCTCGCCCAGACCGGCCTGAAGGGCTGA
- a CDS encoding cytochrome b, translated as MASDARPARAPRHGVVARVLHWLTVLALVAQYAVGYAMAGAEGLLEPWIEEAYDGDEDLLLPVHVAIGCSILALTLIRYMWRRIVTLPPWPETLSAAGRRFASWTERALYLLLIVMPSSGLALVLLSGEDFEVADRAEWEAPLDLIEDDLLVGVHVASQVLLLVAIALHVGFVLKHQFVDRDRFLRRML; from the coding sequence ATGGCCAGCGACGCGCGCCCCGCACGTGCGCCCCGGCACGGGGTCGTCGCGCGCGTGCTGCACTGGCTGACCGTGCTCGCGCTCGTCGCGCAGTACGCGGTGGGGTACGCGATGGCCGGCGCCGAGGGGCTGCTCGAGCCGTGGATCGAGGAGGCGTACGACGGCGACGAGGACCTGCTGCTGCCGGTGCATGTCGCGATCGGATGCAGCATCCTGGCGCTCACGCTCATCCGGTACATGTGGCGGCGCATCGTCACGCTGCCGCCGTGGCCCGAGACGCTCTCGGCCGCGGGCCGCCGCTTCGCGTCGTGGACCGAGCGCGCGCTCTACCTGCTGCTCATCGTCATGCCGTCGAGCGGGCTCGCGCTCGTGCTGCTGTCGGGCGAGGACTTCGAGGTCGCCGACCGCGCGGAGTGGGAGGCGCCGCTCGACCTCATCGAGGACGACCTGCTCGTCGGCGTGCACGTCGCGTCGCAGGTGCTGCTGCTCGTCGCGATCGCGCTGCACGTCGGCTTCGTGCTGAAGCACCAGTTCGTCGATCGCGACCGCTTCCTGCGGCGGATGCTCTGA
- a CDS encoding ABC transporter substrate-binding protein, producing the protein MRSATALSALALGATAALALSACSGGGAATEDEEFELRMTVWTSNEDHLGLFDSIAAAYMEDHPEVTDITFDPLPFEDYTSTVTTQIAGGQAPDLAWILENAAPDFVDSGALLPLDETLEADPDYGFDDLSESATALWHDDSGALVAYPFSTSPFVMFANDSLLAEAGLPSAAEMQAAGDWNWEGVSAAGSTVNAETGKAGFVIRDFDYTTWDNLASVWMGWGAAPWSADGATCTFDSPEMVEAFEFLHDAAFDAMSMPGPGTTADFFAGESAFTVTQISRASLLDGSFEFDLLSLPEGPVGEYSMVGQAGIGVMSSGAHAQAAAEFLSFFTSPENSAQLAQFFPPPRNSQLNVETLAATNPTLTPEQIENVVIPGIEIGVTRPSHTDSAEIGQEVRSSLDALWVEDADIPGTLAATCTAIDPLLG; encoded by the coding sequence ATGAGATCAGCAACGGCGCTGTCGGCTCTCGCGCTCGGCGCGACGGCCGCACTCGCACTGTCCGCATGCTCCGGAGGCGGCGCGGCGACCGAAGACGAGGAGTTCGAGCTTCGGATGACCGTGTGGACCTCGAACGAGGACCACCTGGGCCTGTTCGACTCCATCGCGGCCGCGTACATGGAGGACCACCCGGAGGTGACCGACATCACCTTCGACCCGCTGCCGTTCGAGGACTACACCTCGACCGTCACGACCCAGATCGCGGGCGGTCAGGCCCCCGACCTGGCGTGGATCCTCGAGAACGCGGCCCCCGACTTCGTCGACTCGGGCGCGCTGCTGCCGCTCGACGAGACGCTCGAGGCCGACCCCGACTACGGGTTCGACGACCTCAGCGAGTCCGCCACGGCACTCTGGCACGACGACTCGGGCGCGCTCGTCGCGTACCCGTTCTCGACGTCGCCGTTCGTGATGTTCGCCAACGACAGCCTGCTCGCCGAGGCCGGGCTGCCGTCCGCCGCGGAGATGCAGGCGGCCGGCGACTGGAACTGGGAGGGCGTGTCCGCCGCCGGTTCGACGGTCAACGCCGAGACCGGCAAGGCCGGCTTCGTCATCCGCGACTTCGACTACACGACGTGGGACAACCTGGCGTCGGTGTGGATGGGCTGGGGCGCCGCGCCCTGGAGCGCCGACGGCGCGACCTGCACGTTCGACTCGCCCGAGATGGTCGAGGCGTTCGAGTTCCTGCACGACGCCGCGTTCGACGCGATGTCGATGCCCGGGCCCGGTACCACCGCGGACTTCTTCGCGGGCGAGTCGGCGTTCACCGTGACGCAGATCTCGCGGGCGTCGCTGCTCGACGGCTCGTTCGAGTTCGACCTGCTGTCGCTGCCCGAGGGCCCCGTCGGCGAGTACTCCATGGTCGGCCAGGCCGGCATCGGCGTGATGTCGTCAGGCGCGCACGCACAGGCCGCCGCCGAGTTCCTCTCGTTCTTCACGAGCCCCGAGAACTCGGCGCAGCTCGCGCAGTTCTTCCCGCCGCCCCGCAACTCGCAGCTGAACGTCGAGACGCTCGCCGCGACGAACCCGACGCTCACCCCCGAGCAGATCGAGAACGTCGTGATCCCGGGCATCGAGATCGGCGTGACGCGTCCGAGCCACACCGACTCGGCCGAGATCGGCCAGGAGGTCCGCAGCTCGCTCGACGCCCTCTGGGTGGAGGACGCGGACATTCCGGGTACGCTCGCCGCGACCTGCACCGCGATCGACCCCCTGCTGGGCTGA
- a CDS encoding AzlC family ABC transporter permease, producing MTDLPRVRPVSDGVRDALTVVIAYIPFGLALGATLASLNVDPFVAWTSSPLIVAGASQLVSVQLLSEGAAPVIVVLTALVVNSRHLLYSASLAPYWRDWSRGTRAGGAYFLADPMYALAIARYEGKAEDSTARLRYYFAMSFATWAGWMILTGAGVLLGAVLPESLPLELAAPLTFLLLLLPTLKGRPAYVSAATAGIVAIIAAPLPLGLGLIAAAIVGMIAGAMTERMQAA from the coding sequence GTGACCGACCTGCCTCGCGTGCGCCCCGTGAGCGACGGGGTGCGCGACGCGCTGACCGTGGTGATCGCGTACATCCCGTTCGGACTCGCGCTCGGGGCGACGCTCGCGTCACTGAACGTCGACCCGTTCGTGGCGTGGACGTCGTCGCCGCTCATCGTCGCCGGCGCCTCGCAACTCGTGTCGGTGCAGCTGCTGTCGGAGGGCGCGGCGCCGGTCATCGTGGTGCTCACCGCCCTCGTCGTGAACTCGCGGCACCTGCTCTACAGCGCGTCGCTGGCGCCGTACTGGCGCGACTGGAGCCGCGGCACACGTGCGGGCGGCGCGTACTTCCTCGCCGACCCGATGTACGCGCTCGCGATCGCGCGCTACGAGGGCAAGGCCGAGGATTCGACGGCGCGCCTGCGCTACTACTTCGCGATGTCATTCGCGACCTGGGCCGGGTGGATGATCCTCACCGGAGCCGGCGTGCTGCTCGGCGCGGTGCTGCCCGAATCGCTGCCGCTCGAGCTCGCGGCGCCGCTCACCTTCCTCCTCCTGCTGCTCCCGACGCTCAAGGGCCGGCCGGCCTACGTCTCGGCGGCGACGGCGGGCATCGTCGCGATCATCGCCGCACCGCTGCCGCTCGGGCTCGGCCTCATCGCTGCGGCGATCGTGGGCATGATCGCGGGAGCCATGACTGAACGGATGCAGGCAGCATGA
- a CDS encoding exo-beta-d-1,3/1,6-glucosidase, whose product MTTADIATPVYLDPRHPVADRIADLLSRMTVEEKVGQMLQLDARDDVEEQVLRQHVGSILHASPERIALAHELVAQTRLRIPLLVGEDCIHGHSFFEGATIYPTQLGMAASWDADLLERVARATAEEVAPTGVHWTFSPVLCIARDLRWGRVNETFGEDPFLIGELASAMVRGYQGDGPGDESAILATAKHFAGYSETQGGRDASEADLSPRKLRSWFLPPFERVAKEGCRTFMLGYQTTDGVPITINDWLLNDVLRGEWGYTGTLITDWDNVGRMVWEQRVQPDHMHAAAAAVKAGNDMIMTTPGFFRGALEAIERGMLAESDLDRAVSRILLLKFEFGLFEDPRRPDAERIAESVGSAAHASLNLEAARRSLVLLRNDGLLPLLDGRAADASGRALPEGTPRRVAVIGPLADDAQTQLGDWAGNSGQADWLPEGHPRAMITTVVDGLRDTVPADWAVEHAEGARILTLEEDPAGAFFPDGQPRPQIVVPCEPDAALIAEAAAAASRADVAVVVVGDRIELVGEGRSTATLELVGDQVALLDAVAATGTPFVVVLLASKPLVLPPSADRASALLWAANPGMQGGRAIAEVLLGLVEPSGRLPISFAEHAGQQPTYYNQIRGQHGNRYADLTQRPAHAFGEGLTYTTVSYDELRVRDAELGPDGVVRATVRVTNTGARPAREVVQAYVRDEVTSVSWADRELKAFRLVDLEPGESRVVSIEVPVAACTLVDARGNRIVEPGAFELLVGPSSRDEVLLAAPFTVVAS is encoded by the coding sequence GTGACCACGGCCGACATCGCCACCCCCGTCTACCTCGACCCGAGGCATCCGGTCGCCGACCGCATCGCCGACCTGCTCTCACGCATGACCGTGGAGGAGAAGGTCGGGCAGATGCTGCAGCTCGACGCCCGCGACGACGTCGAGGAGCAGGTGCTGCGCCAGCACGTCGGGTCGATCCTGCACGCCTCGCCCGAGCGCATCGCCCTCGCGCACGAGCTCGTCGCGCAGACGCGCCTGCGCATCCCGCTGCTCGTCGGCGAGGACTGCATCCACGGCCACTCGTTCTTCGAGGGCGCGACGATCTACCCGACGCAGCTCGGCATGGCCGCCTCGTGGGACGCCGACCTGCTCGAGCGCGTCGCGCGCGCCACGGCCGAGGAGGTCGCCCCGACCGGAGTGCACTGGACGTTCTCGCCCGTGCTCTGCATCGCCCGCGACCTGCGCTGGGGCCGCGTGAACGAGACCTTCGGCGAGGACCCGTTCCTCATCGGCGAGCTCGCCTCGGCCATGGTGCGCGGCTACCAGGGCGACGGGCCGGGCGACGAGTCCGCGATCCTCGCGACCGCGAAGCACTTCGCCGGGTACTCCGAGACGCAGGGCGGGCGGGATGCCTCCGAGGCCGACCTCTCCCCCCGCAAGCTCCGCTCCTGGTTCCTGCCGCCGTTCGAGCGCGTGGCGAAGGAGGGCTGCCGCACCTTCATGCTCGGCTACCAGACCACCGACGGCGTGCCGATCACGATCAACGACTGGCTGCTGAACGACGTGCTGCGCGGAGAGTGGGGCTACACCGGCACCCTCATCACCGACTGGGACAACGTCGGCCGCATGGTCTGGGAGCAGCGCGTGCAGCCCGACCACATGCACGCCGCCGCGGCCGCCGTGAAGGCCGGCAACGACATGATCATGACCACCCCCGGGTTCTTCCGCGGGGCGCTCGAGGCGATCGAGCGGGGCATGCTCGCCGAGTCGGACCTCGACCGGGCGGTCTCGCGCATCCTGCTGCTGAAGTTCGAGTTCGGCCTGTTCGAGGACCCGCGCCGGCCGGATGCGGAGCGCATCGCCGAGTCGGTCGGGAGTGCCGCGCACGCGTCGCTCAACCTCGAGGCCGCACGCCGGTCGCTCGTGCTGCTGCGCAACGACGGGCTGCTGCCGCTCCTCGACGGTCGGGCGGCGGATGCCTCTGGGCGCGCGCTCCCCGAGGGCACGCCGCGCCGGGTCGCCGTCATCGGCCCGCTCGCCGACGACGCGCAGACGCAGCTCGGCGACTGGGCGGGCAACTCCGGCCAGGCCGACTGGCTGCCCGAGGGGCATCCGCGTGCCATGATCACGACCGTGGTCGACGGACTGCGCGACACGGTGCCCGCCGACTGGGCCGTGGAGCACGCCGAGGGCGCCCGCATCCTCACCCTCGAGGAGGACCCCGCCGGCGCGTTCTTCCCCGACGGCCAGCCGCGACCGCAGATCGTCGTGCCCTGCGAGCCGGATGCCGCGCTCATCGCGGAGGCCGCGGCCGCCGCGTCCCGCGCCGACGTCGCCGTCGTGGTCGTGGGCGACCGCATCGAGCTCGTCGGCGAGGGCCGCTCGACCGCGACGCTCGAGCTCGTGGGCGACCAGGTCGCGCTGCTCGACGCGGTCGCCGCGACCGGCACGCCGTTCGTGGTCGTGCTGCTCGCGTCGAAGCCGCTCGTGCTGCCGCCGTCGGCCGACCGCGCGTCGGCGCTCCTCTGGGCCGCCAACCCGGGCATGCAGGGCGGGCGCGCGATCGCGGAGGTGCTGCTCGGGCTCGTCGAGCCGAGCGGGCGCCTGCCCATCTCGTTCGCCGAGCACGCCGGGCAGCAGCCGACGTACTACAACCAGATCCGCGGCCAGCACGGCAACCGCTACGCCGACCTGACGCAGCGCCCCGCGCACGCGTTCGGCGAAGGGCTCACGTACACCACGGTCTCGTACGACGAGCTGCGCGTGCGCGACGCCGAGCTGGGGCCCGACGGGGTGGTGCGGGCGACCGTTCGCGTGACCAACACGGGCGCCCGGCCGGCGCGCGAGGTCGTGCAGGCGTACGTGCGCGACGAGGTCACCTCGGTGAGCTGGGCCGACCGCGAGCTGAAGGCGTTCCGCCTCGTCGACCTCGAGCCGGGCGAGTCGCGGGTCGTGTCGATCGAGGTGCCCGTCGCCGCCTGCACGCTGGTCGACGCGCGCGGCAACCGCATCGTCGAGCCCGGCGCCTTCGAGCTCCTCGTGGGCCCGTCCTCCCGCGACGAGGTGCTGCTGGCCGCCCCGTTCACCGTCGTGGCCTCGTAG
- a CDS encoding FAD-dependent oxidoreductase, protein MTARPATELHADVLVVGGGLGGVAAAIGALEDGRTVVLTEEYRWLGGQLTSQGVPMDEHTWIESFGATARYRAARDGIRDYYRRHYPLTDAAMADPHLNPGAGLVGRVCAEPLVGVAVLESMLAPFRATGRLRILQPAVPVAAHVDGDVVEAVTLRGLDDGHETTVTAAYVIDATELGDLLPLTGAEYVTGFESRADTGEPSAPEVAQPDNQQAFSWCFIVDHVDGDHTIDRPEQYDRWRTAQPDYWGAPMISLTGPDPRTLETVTRTFTPNAEPAGDLVADQREDAGDRELWTFRRIIARHNFAPGAYESDVVLVNWPMIDHVDGTIIDVPDDVRAAREHDARQQSLSMLYWLQTEAPRADGGTGFPGLRLRPDLAQGPDGLAMAPYIRESRRILAETTVTELDLSIAASGTDAPATFDDSVGVGMYRIDLHPSSGGDNYIDLPSRPFEIPLGALIPRRLENLLPASKNVGTTHITNGALRLHPVEWNIGESAGRLAAFCLDRASRPRTIRTNPALLAEFQDLLTRRGVELHWPADVTGY, encoded by the coding sequence ATGACCGCCCGACCCGCAACCGAACTCCACGCCGACGTACTGGTCGTCGGCGGAGGCCTGGGCGGGGTCGCCGCAGCGATCGGCGCGCTCGAGGACGGCCGCACGGTCGTCCTCACGGAGGAGTACCGCTGGCTGGGCGGCCAGCTCACGAGCCAGGGCGTCCCCATGGACGAGCACACCTGGATCGAGTCCTTCGGGGCGACGGCCCGCTACCGGGCCGCTCGCGACGGCATCCGCGACTACTACCGCCGGCACTACCCGCTGACGGATGCCGCGATGGCCGACCCGCACCTGAACCCCGGCGCCGGCCTCGTGGGCCGCGTCTGCGCCGAACCCCTGGTCGGCGTCGCCGTGCTCGAGTCGATGCTCGCGCCCTTCCGGGCCACCGGACGGCTGCGCATCCTCCAGCCGGCCGTGCCGGTCGCCGCCCACGTGGACGGCGACGTCGTCGAGGCCGTGACCCTGCGCGGCCTCGACGACGGGCACGAGACGACCGTGACCGCCGCCTACGTGATCGACGCGACCGAGCTCGGCGACCTGCTGCCGCTCACCGGAGCCGAGTACGTCACCGGGTTCGAGTCGCGCGCCGACACGGGGGAGCCCAGCGCCCCGGAGGTCGCGCAGCCCGACAACCAGCAGGCGTTCAGCTGGTGCTTCATCGTCGACCATGTCGACGGCGACCACACCATCGACCGTCCTGAGCAGTACGACCGGTGGCGCACCGCGCAGCCCGACTACTGGGGCGCGCCGATGATCTCGCTGACCGGCCCCGACCCGCGCACGCTCGAGACCGTGACCCGTACGTTCACCCCGAACGCCGAGCCCGCGGGCGACCTCGTCGCCGACCAGCGCGAGGACGCGGGCGACCGCGAGCTCTGGACCTTCCGCCGCATCATCGCCCGCCACAACTTCGCGCCCGGCGCCTACGAGAGCGACGTCGTGCTCGTGAACTGGCCGATGATCGACCACGTCGACGGCACCATCATCGACGTGCCCGACGACGTGCGAGCCGCCCGCGAGCACGACGCCCGGCAGCAGTCGCTCTCGATGCTGTACTGGCTGCAGACCGAGGCGCCCCGGGCCGACGGCGGCACCGGGTTCCCGGGGCTGCGCCTGCGACCCGACCTCGCGCAGGGGCCCGACGGGCTCGCGATGGCCCCGTACATCCGCGAGTCGCGGCGCATCCTCGCCGAGACCACGGTCACCGAGCTCGACCTGTCCATCGCGGCATCCGGCACCGACGCCCCCGCCACCTTCGACGACTCGGTCGGCGTCGGCATGTACCGCATCGACCTGCACCCTTCGAGCGGCGGCGACAACTACATCGACCTGCCGTCGCGTCCCTTCGAGATCCCCCTCGGAGCCCTGATCCCTCGCCGGCTGGAGAACCTCCTGCCCGCGAGCAAGAACGTCGGTACCACCCACATCACCAACGGGGCCCTCAGGCTCCACCCGGTCGAGTGGAACATCGGCGAGTCGGCGGGCCGCCTGGCGGCCTTCTGCCTCGATCGCGCGTCCCGCCCCCGCACGATCCGCACCAACCCGGCACTCCTCGCGGAGTTCCAGGACCTGCTCACACGACGAGGCGTCGAGCTGCACTGGCCGGCCGACGTCACCGGTTACTAG
- a CDS encoding AzlD domain-containing protein translates to MTDFLTLVVVGLGTYAMRAAFLVGKEAKPPALLERYLPHVAPAVLAAIAAPALVAPRGEISLTETLPALIAAAATWLVWGKTQQMAVALIAGLGLWWLILFGLSFVS, encoded by the coding sequence ATGACCGACTTCCTCACCCTCGTCGTCGTCGGCCTCGGCACGTACGCGATGCGCGCGGCGTTCCTCGTCGGCAAGGAGGCGAAGCCCCCGGCCCTGCTCGAGCGCTACCTGCCGCACGTCGCCCCGGCCGTGCTCGCGGCGATCGCCGCCCCGGCGCTCGTCGCCCCGCGCGGCGAGATCTCGCTCACCGAGACCCTGCCCGCGCTCATCGCCGCCGCGGCGACCTGGCTCGTCTGGGGCAAGACCCAGCAGATGGCCGTCGCTCTCATCGCGGGCCTCGGCCTCTGGTGGCTGATCCTCTTCGGCCTGTCGTTCGTCTCCTGA
- a CDS encoding carbohydrate ABC transporter permease, with amino-acid sequence MADATTVTPGRAHARPGAAPTPPRRRFVPSYARRDQLTGYLFVAPQVLGITLFVLLPLGLIVWYSFHEWNVLAGTFRWVGLENFEKLVTDPKLAPVMQATAVFSIGLVVFNLALALLLAVLLNRKVRGMTFFRTVFFSPVVVSLVAWTIVWSFLLQDNGGINGILQLVGIDGPNWLREGPTAMASVIVVQVFKNVGLNMVLFLAALQGVPQEVQEAARMDGASDRQLFWRITVPLISPTILLTSIITIVGSLQVFAQIAVLTQGGPGISTTVLVYYLVQQAFDFHHFGYGSTLAILLFGIVLVLTIAQWQLRKRWVFYEN; translated from the coding sequence ATGGCCGACGCCACCACGGTGACTCCGGGTCGGGCTCACGCCCGGCCCGGGGCCGCCCCCACCCCGCCGAGACGACGGTTCGTGCCGTCGTACGCGCGGCGCGACCAGCTCACGGGCTACCTGTTCGTCGCCCCGCAGGTGCTGGGCATCACGCTGTTCGTGCTGCTGCCGCTCGGCCTCATCGTCTGGTACTCGTTCCACGAGTGGAACGTGCTCGCCGGCACGTTCCGCTGGGTCGGGCTCGAGAACTTCGAGAAGCTCGTCACCGACCCCAAGCTCGCCCCCGTCATGCAGGCCACCGCGGTCTTCTCGATCGGCCTGGTCGTCTTCAACCTGGCGCTCGCCCTGCTGCTGGCGGTGCTGCTCAACCGCAAGGTGCGCGGCATGACGTTCTTCCGCACCGTGTTCTTCTCGCCGGTCGTCGTCTCGCTCGTGGCGTGGACCATCGTGTGGTCGTTCCTGCTGCAGGACAACGGCGGCATCAACGGCATCCTCCAGCTCGTCGGCATCGACGGCCCGAACTGGCTGCGCGAGGGCCCGACCGCCATGGCGTCGGTCATCGTCGTGCAGGTCTTCAAGAACGTCGGCCTCAACATGGTGCTCTTCCTCGCCGCCCTCCAGGGCGTGCCGCAGGAGGTGCAAGAGGCCGCGCGCATGGACGGGGCATCCGATCGCCAGCTCTTCTGGCGCATCACCGTGCCCCTCATCTCGCCGACCATCCTGCTCACCTCGATCATCACGATCGTGGGCTCGCTGCAGGTCTTCGCCCAGATCGCCGTGCTCACGCAGGGCGGGCCGGGCATCTCCACGACCGTGCTCGTCTACTACCTGGTGCAGCAGGCGTTCGACTTCCACCACTTCGGGTACGGGTCGACGCTGGCCATCCTGCTCTTCGGCATCGTGCTGGTGCTGACCATCGCGCAGTGGCAGCTGCGCAAGAGGTGGGTCTTCTATGAGAACTGA
- a CDS encoding ABC transporter permease, with product MDTIVNERARKRPAGVPATATIRTSEASAPTPERPGFGAKLGSAFAMFRNGKSIAGLSILGFFVLVAIFADVLAPYSPTALDNTARFQPPSAEHWLGTTHIGEDVLSQVIHGTRGVIVVGFLAAIIATLIAIVVGVVSGYVRGWRSESLSALTNVFLVIPGLPLIIIVASMFEDPPLVVIAGVLGLIGWAWGARVLRAQTMSLRNRDFIQAARANGEPLRRIITIEMLPNLMALIAASFVGTVTAAILALTTLSYIGVIPVTTYNWGTILNWASAQGAFRQNQWWWYLPPGLCIAAIGVALSLINFGIDEYVNPRLRSAGERARAMKKKGMSVNDTVTAVRSVPTTEPAAADASTTTAAAAPQTTQTTSSKTGATT from the coding sequence ATGGACACCATCGTGAACGAGCGAGCCAGGAAGCGCCCGGCGGGCGTGCCGGCGACGGCGACGATCCGCACCAGCGAGGCATCCGCCCCCACTCCGGAACGGCCAGGCTTCGGCGCGAAGCTCGGCTCGGCCTTCGCCATGTTCCGCAACGGCAAGTCGATCGCGGGCCTGTCGATCCTCGGGTTCTTCGTGCTCGTGGCGATCTTCGCCGACGTGCTCGCGCCCTACTCGCCGACCGCGCTCGACAACACCGCGCGCTTCCAGCCGCCGTCGGCCGAGCACTGGCTCGGCACCACCCACATCGGCGAGGACGTGCTGAGCCAGGTCATCCACGGCACCCGCGGCGTGATCGTCGTCGGCTTCCTCGCCGCGATCATCGCGACGCTCATCGCGATCGTCGTCGGCGTGGTCTCGGGGTACGTGCGCGGCTGGCGCAGCGAGAGCCTGTCGGCGCTGACGAACGTGTTCCTCGTGATTCCCGGCCTGCCGCTCATCATCATCGTCGCCTCGATGTTCGAGGACCCGCCGCTCGTGGTCATCGCCGGCGTGCTCGGCCTCATCGGCTGGGCGTGGGGCGCGCGCGTGCTGCGCGCGCAGACGATGTCGCTGCGCAACCGCGACTTCATCCAGGCCGCGCGCGCCAACGGCGAGCCGCTGCGCCGCATCATCACGATCGAGATGCTGCCGAACCTCATGGCGCTCATCGCCGCGAGCTTCGTCGGCACCGTGACCGCCGCGATCCTCGCGCTCACGACGCTGTCGTACATCGGCGTGATCCCGGTGACGACCTACAACTGGGGCACGATCCTCAACTGGGCGAGCGCGCAGGGCGCGTTCCGCCAGAACCAGTGGTGGTGGTACCTGCCCCCGGGCCTCTGCATCGCCGCCATCGGCGTCGCCCTGTCGCTCATCAACTTCGGCATCGACGAGTACGTGAACCCCCGGCTGCGGTCGGCGGGCGAGCGCGCCCGCGCGATGAAGAAGAAGGGCATGAGCGTGAACGACACCGTGACCGCGGTGCGGTCGGTGCCCACCACCGAGCCCGCGGCGGCCGACGCGTCCACCACCACGGCGGCCGCCGCGCCCCAGACCACCCAGACCACCTCCTCCAAGACCGGAGCCACCACGTGA